Genomic DNA from Pygocentrus nattereri isolate fPygNat1 chromosome 11, fPygNat1.pri, whole genome shotgun sequence:
aaaaaatatagaGAGGGTTACAGTTTCTTTTCCTCATTGCAGATTAACCTCCACTCAGCAGCACTACACGCACCATACTGAGTGTTAAGGAGTGGTTCATGGGGATGTTCCATTGAGGATTTGGAGGGATCAGGGTGGCCAGCAACACTtagttttctttccctttctttccctTCTTCTCCGGGCCCTTGGCTTTGGGCGTCTTTGGAGTGCAAGGTTTGGACACCTTAATGGTAGTCTGGCAGTCGGCGTTGAACAGAGCTTTCTTCAGCGTTCCGGATCTGCTCCGAGTGCCTTTGGCCGTGTCGCACTCTGCCCAGCGGCCAAACTTATACTTGCAATCAGCTGAAGagacataaaaatgtgtttaaatgtgtcatctgatctcaaaacaatgggaGCAGATTCAGAGTCATCAGTATGGTGATTCAATGCAATCTGAAACGTGATGTGATTTCATATGACTATGACAGGAGGAacatattttattgaatattattgcTAAAGACTATAGTTGATGATAACATTCCATTATATGAGTAATCCCTTGAAAAGACTTAAAAAAAGGATCATCTCTCTTACCACCAAAGTCCTTCTTCCAGTTGCATGGCACTTTACACTTGTGTTTCTTAGACTGCTCATTGCAGGTGGCCTCTCGAACTCCCACCCCGCAATCTCCGCTGTTCGGCACACATTTCCCAAACTTCCACTCAGAGCATTCTGATTCTACTTTTgcttcctttcctttctctgtggcaacataaacatcaaatagtatatagtgtatatagtattTGTAAGTAAATCACTGTTACATTATTGGTAGCAATAAACAGAGTGTggtaaatatattaatatcatATTAAATCATATAATATTAAAACCACATTATATATTAAGATTGAAGAATAAGCTGACCTTTTCTCTTTATGGCTTCAGCAGTGATTGTCAGAGCCACCAGCAGCACAATCGTAGTTGAGAATACACTCCTCATCCTATAAAGAGCAGTCAACATCATCAGCTAAAAAACTACATTCATAAGCCACCAGTAAAGCAGATGCAttataatatacagtactgcacaa
This window encodes:
- the mdkb gene encoding midkine b isoform X2; protein product: MRSVFSTTIVLLVALTITAEAIKRKEKGKEAKVESECSEWKFGKCVPNSGDCGVGVREATCNEQSKKHKCKVPCNWKKDFGADCKYKFGRWAECDTAKGTRSRSGTLKKALFNADCQTTIKVSKPCTPKTPKAKGPEKKGKKGKEN
- the mdkb gene encoding midkine b isoform X1 — its product is MCVCVSVLAGRTERGTLNGPLSMMLFGFKMRSVFSTTIVLLVALTITAEAIKRKEKGKEAKVESECSEWKFGKCVPNSGDCGVGVREATCNEQSKKHKCKVPCNWKKDFGADCKYKFGRWAECDTAKGTRSRSGTLKKALFNADCQTTIKVSKPCTPKTPKAKGPEKKGKKGKEN